The Rattus norvegicus strain BN/NHsdMcwi chromosome 9, GRCr8, whole genome shotgun sequence genome contains the following window.
TTCCTAGCCACCACTGTTAGCACTGACCTGGCTGTTCATGTTGTACTTGAGTGAGTTGACACGGTCTGGATATAGTCCCTCTGGAATGGGTGCCTCCCCCACACTAAAGCCTCCTAGTATAACTCCTACACTCCTGTGGGAAGGCCAGTGCCCATCTCATTTGCTTCCTGACCACCATGGACCCCATGAAACTGGAACCCACAGGTGTCTGCACCCCAGGGCCAGGCACACTGCATACCCCACCCCCTCAACTTCTCCCAGCAAAGGCTGAACAGAGATTGGAGAAAAATCAGCAAGAGAAACAAGTCCCTGTGTGTGTACACCCACACTTTTGGTGACCATTTGCTTTTACCTGTCATTGGGGGTCAACTGGCAGCGTCTGATATCAGGCACGGATGTGACCCCGCAACGCTTGTACTGCCCATCTCCAATGGAGCGGGATACCTCCAGCACACCCAAGACACGGCCATCTCTAAAATGGGGGACAATGGTAGACTCTCACTTGACTGGCCATGGGCCCCTGAAAGTAGAAACTGAGAGTCCACAATAACTGAGTctgactttttttgtttgtttgtttgtttgtttagttttttttgagacaggttttctttgtgtagtcctggctgtcctggaactcacacatcAACAGGACACAACCTCACTCGTGATAatctcactcacactcacatcaGGACTACAACCTCACTCGTGATAATTTCACTCACACGTTTTTTGTGAGAGGAAAAACCAGACGATCTGTAAATAAGAAGAGGTACCTTAGGCAGACACTGTGATCAAAGAGAACCAGTGAGGAGTGCCACTGCCCCCATGAACCATGCTAGCCCAGGCTCCCATGGTTGACTCCCTGGGCTCTGAGGCCATCATTTTTAAGACTTACTAAATGCCAAAGCAGTGTGGTGGTTTGGTATCCCTGAGGCTCTTAAGTCACACATGAGATGCTGTACAGATAGACAGGTGCGACAGGAAGCTCCTCCTGGGCTGGTGCTACAGTTCTAGAGGCAGGACTCAGCTGAGCCTTAATTCCAGTCACCCCCGTGACTCAGTTCAGTCGCCCTGAATGAATGTGTTGTAATCCCTAAAGACTTCTGCTGGCCCCTGGGAAAAACAGAGCATCCTAGAATATAAATTATTAAACAGAACTGGAGTAATGGAAGTGCCTATGAGCAGTACTGAATAAGAAGAGTAGGGGTGCTCAGTTTGGGAGCACCCATATAGGAAGCAGCCCCAAACTTAAGAGCCATGACAGGACCTCTAATGCAGCTCTCAGATCTAGCTACATGCAGAGCCTTCCTACTCCAGTTCTCGTAAACTAAGACTCCTGCTCATCTGGTCTGGGGCTCATCTGGTTGCTGAAGAAAGTAGGAGACCACTGACTCCTTTAGCAATGTGGGAAAAGGGGAAGAACGATCCACCCTAGAGAACAGCAGAAGCCCAAAGCCAGTGATGACACTAGCACTTAGCCCAGTCACAGGGCCACGGTGCTGACAGACTGTAATGGCAGTGCCTTCAGAAAGCTTGTCAGGCTAGACCGTTCCGTGTCAAAGAAGACCAGGCCTCTCTTCATGCTCCTAGAGGAACCCCTGCTGCACACTGCCTTTGCTGTAATGCACACATGCCAGTCTTTATGCCATCTGTCCATGGGCCACATTGCTGCCCTCTTGTGGCTACTGCTAACGCGAtgtaacagtggttctcaaccctaagacagttcctcatgctgtggtgagacccaatcataaagttattttgttagtacaacaatgtcaagcaaccagagcttccagggactaagccactacctaaagactatacatggactgaccctggactctgaccccataggtagcaatgaatatcctagtaagagcaccagtggaaggggaagccctgggtcctgctaagactgaacccccagtgaactagtctatggggggagggcggcaatggggggagggttgggaggggaacacccataaggaaggggaggggggagggggatgtttgcccggaaaccgggaaagggaataacacttgaaatgtatataagaaatactcaagttaataaaaaaaaaaaaaaagttattttgttgctacttcataactgtaactttgatactgttatgacttgtaatgtaaatatctgatattcgacCCCTCTGAAAGGGTCGTTCAACAACCCAAAGGGATCATGGCCCTTGGGTTAGGAACTGCTGGTGTACAGGAATCTGGTGCTGAGTCCTGTGTGACCCCATGTAACCTGAAGAGCTGCAGTCTCCACAGTGGCTGCCTCTCACTCCATCCCCACTGGCAATGCACAAAGACTCCCAGCTCTCATACAACTTATAGAAGAGATTCGAACTTCAATTTCAAAGCATCCCAGGAGCTTAGCTAGACGTAGATCTTTGAACATTTATCTCcaacagaacaacaacagcaaacctgAAAGGACAATTATAGAAAGAACCACAAATCATTTGTGGTCACATTCCGAAGGCAATGTCCGTGAAGTAGGAAAATGAAGTCCTCATTTGGCCTCTGAAGACAGTGGCAAGTGGACTGAGACAGCACAGCCAGCTGTGACCCTCGGTGTCAGCAACAGCACGCTCTGAAGGCGTCCCCTTACTAACTAATTTCTGAGAGTGCCTCACCACATTATGcaggtgggccttgaactcctgaactcAAATACTCTGTCTCAACCTCCCCAGTAGCTGAAGCCACACATATCCCCATGCCTAGCTCTGAGTCTGGCCCACTAACCACTAGAGATTTTCCTCTGGAAACTAATTTATTCAGTGCTAAGGCAGGCCAGTAATCCCAGCAGCGAGGGGCTAGAGGCAGAaaatcaggagtttaaggccagcctgggctagatgaGACTCCagtaaaaaaccaaacaaggacAGTATGAGAGAAGCTTCCCAGACACACTGAAAATAGTGAGTGGTAACTCTAAGTATTGACTTGAGATTGACTTCGTCTCTCTGTACAGCCAGGCATCCACTCTCTACCTTTACTGAGACACAGACGAACTAAGTTATCCGTATGCACTGCACCAGACCTGAGAGTGGACCTTAGTACGCACACTAATCCTCAAGCGTGTGGAGGCCTCAGTTCCTGGGGCTCCTATAAATGCCCTGGATACCTGACATTGCCTCCAGCCTTCTGTATCCTCATGCGCTCTTCATACTGAGTTGGATTGTGCTCTTTGCTGAGGCTTAAGGCTGCATGCTTTTGACTTTCCTCGTTATATCGACACAGGATtgcctgggaagacagagaccACAAACCATGGAGTTCAGTGAGCAGCATCTAGGACTCAGTTGAAGGGAGACTTACAATGACTTCACATTCAGCGGCCTGCGACATACAGAAGCTCAGAGAATCCAGCATCAAAGAAATAGCAATAGGAAAGTTGTTCTCACTGTCAGGATGAGAAATCCTCAGTTTTGGTATACCATGGTCAAAGTCAGAAGTCTGTGAGTTTATCTAGGAGAGGGGAGGGTATGGGCAAGCACTGTGTGTGCTGCCAAGATCACAGTTACTGTGTCTGCTTCACAGAGGACACCAGCACCCAGAGCAGTAATTTGCCTAAAGTCACATAAAGAACCAGGGTTCAGACTGGGTCTGGGTTTGAAGAATTgcaggggaggtggggaaggaggtgtgacacagttttccttctgttctggCTTGAGTTACTTGTTCTAAACACATACTAGAACTTGTCTACAGGGGCTCCCAGGAACATGAGTTCCCTGAGGACAAACTGTTACCTCAGTTTACAGCTACACTCCTAGTTATGGGTACCCAGCCCTAAGCACCAAGGAGGAGTTGTAGAGGCTGCGAAAGTGTGAGTGGTCACTGACAACTGAGGACACAGGGCTGGGTGGAAAAGCAGCATGCTTGAACGGAAGGCCACGCCCTACACCTCCTAAACTGTCCCTGGGCTCCTGGGCTGTGACAGGCTTGGCTTTGTACTTTCCTTTCAGAGCTTTCAAGCTGCTCTGCAGTCAAAGAGCTCTGGAAAGGTGGATGTAATACTTTCATTCACTACCAATGGTGGTCAGAAAAACAAGGATCTAAGTTACTGGCACACTGATTTCATTCCAAATCACAGTGTCACTTAACGGTacgcaaaaaacaaaacaaacaaaaccatattGGCAGGGAAGAGACAGGATCTCGGTGTTAAAACAGACAGCTcagggtcctctgggagaacagacTGCCCTTACTCAGCTGTTGATTCCTCCCCAGGTGCACACTGGAACACTCTTGTAGCAACCCCACTAGAAGGCCCAACAAGCCACCAACACTTTAACTTGCTGAAGTTCTCTCCTTGAGACACGCTGTCACCTAAGCAGGTGGCTCAGAGCCACATACCCGACTATCTCCAAGGTTGGCGATATACAGGATGTTGTCCACAGCCAGGACACACGTGGCAGTGGACCCGTCTTTCCAGGCAGGCTTCCTGGGGAAACACATTAGAAATGCAGTCACCACTACTGGCGAGTGCCCAGAGACTAACCAAtagagctacacagcaagtctgCCAAGCTAAAACAGACTGTATCCTCTCAACTACTCCACAGTTTGGAAATGGGTGCTGTCCCCAGATGCTCCGGCATCAGAGCTTGGGAGCCCATGGTAACACTATTAGGAAGTACTGTAGACCTCTAGGAGATGGGGCCTTATGAGAAATCTTAGGTCACTGTGAAAGTCTCCTTTTAAAGAAGCTGTGGGGTCTTCCTGCAAAGTCCTTCAAGGGGACTGTGGGCCCGGGCCCATTTCCCCTGTCTCGTGCTGTCTGGCACAAAGATGAGCATGCATCCTGATATTCACTGCCACCATGATGCACCACTCGAGTCAAAGGTCCGGACTAGCTGGGTTGCCTATGCTGCACCGAAGTCCAGAACAGCAAGCTAAACAAGGCTCTTTACTTTAGACGTGGAGAGGCCATGCACACCTGTGGTTCtctccagaggcaggcagaattttttgactttgaggccagccagggatacacagtgaagcCTTCtctcaaaactaaaaacaaacaccaaTTTTCGCTAACATAGCCCAGGTCAAGGGCTTTCATTACTGTGCTGCAGAGACACATCCTATATATAagagtgtcttgcctgcatgtattcaaGTGCACAcctggtgctcctggagactggaagaggacattggatcccttggaactagagttataggaaGTTGTGAGCGAagctgggtcctctagaagagcagcttgTGCTCTTAAACAGAGTTATCTCTGCAGCTCCAACATACATTTTtctaaaaatcattttttctgctttttaaatttcatttacttaaaatatattattgtatatgtgtgcatggtgtgtgtgcgtgcatatgtgtggaggGCAAGGTCAACTTTTGAGGGAGTATCTCCTTTTACCAtatggaactgaactcaggtcatgagaGTTAGTGGCAATCATCTTGACTGGCTTCCCACTGGCCCCACATCCTTCGTAGTTAATGGTTGTAAGAGCTCACACATGGTGCTGGGTACTCCTGAGACAGAAAGCATTTTGCTAAACAGTATCACAAGACCTGAAGGATGCTCGGGAAAACACCATGCACTGAGCATTCTGCATGGATTTATACTCACTGGCTTGAAGCCTGTTTCAGGAACTCTTCATCGGTGTGCTTAAAAGTATCTAGCAGGCACCTCTTCACAGTCTTCTCCACACTGATTACATCTCCTAGTGGAGAAGGGTCAAACAGAGGAACCTTTCAGGAGGAGAAGCTGCTGCCCACTTGGGTTCTGTTGGTCGTGTTCACATATAAACTCTTTCTAAGCATGTCCTTGTCAACAATCTACCTCCTCACCTGAGGGAGTGCCATGTCAATCCAGGTGTACTGTTTCCCAAGGGTGGAGGCAGATGACAATAACCACATTCCAGACACTCAACAAGCTAAGATCTGAGGCTTTACTCACACAGCCTCTTCTGATCCCTGAGTTCACAACTTTAAaagtcaaagacttttttttttctggtgacagtcttatgtagcccaggctggcttcaaactcactgtgcAGCTGAAGTTGACTTCTGACCTTCTGATCTGCCTCATGACCCTAATACCCAGTATCCATGGTCGTGAGGACTGAAtctagggcctcatgcatgctattCAGGTGAACTATCAGCTGCTATATCCCTAAACACATCAATGACTCTCTGCCCAAGCAGAGCACCCAATCTGACAGACTGAGCCATGCAAACAACAGGTCAAATGTCCACAGGGTCAGTTCTCAGTCTCACCTTTAGGAAATTTCCTGATTAAGTTCTGGTGCAAATTCTGTGCAGCAAATTTCGAGGCTCGAATTCCTCCATGTCCATCAAAAACAGCAAAGTATGAAACCCGAGTACTAGAAGAATGAATTAAAAGTTAATTACATCCTTAAACCAATGAGCACACCTCTTTACTGAAACTTGCATTATTTAGTTTTGAGATGAGGGCTCCATAtttagcccagtctggcctccaaTTACAGACCCTTGTGGCCCTGCCCAGCTGTGCTGAGGTTCCAGATGGGTATCTCACCACTCTCAGCTTCATTGAAGCTTTGAAGTCTCATCTCAAGCGGTGAACGGGAAATTCACACTGTTGAGATACCAGTCACACTAGCGTGTGGGAAAGGATAGTAATATTTAAGAGAGTTAAGTAAGTTTCATCCACTTTAATTGTTAGAAACTCAAATTTGAGTCCAGTATAGTAGCTCACACCTGTTATCCCAGAACACAGGAGGCTGGAGCATGAGAACTGataagagtttgaagccagccctgGCTAAGTTGTAAATTCCAAGACCTGCTTGACATACAGAGCGagaccttatcttttttttttccggagctggggaccgaacccagggccttgtgctcgctaggcaagtgctctaccgctgagctaaatccccaaccccgcgagACCTTATCTTAAGACACAAAAccacatttgtttaaaaaactaagctatgggctggagagatggctcttgcagaagatccaggttcagttcccagcatccattactccagttccaggggattcaaagccctcttctgacttctctgggtcacatgcatgcatgtggtacatatacatacatgaaggcaaaaacttatacacataaaataaataaaatttctcaaGTAAGCTATAtaatttcttagtgaattcagaaCTTTATCCCATTTAAATCAGACtttgttaaaaaatgaaaaaaagttatTCATTTACAACTCTTGTCAAAGATGTTCAAAAGAACTCGGGAGAAGTTCCAAGACTGTTGCCTAAGTGTTGATTAATGTCTAACTGCAAAGCTTAGATCTTCTCATTCCTATTTCCTACTCAACATTTGTGAGAAAACCCACAGATAG
Protein-coding sequences here:
- the Ilkap gene encoding integrin-linked kinase-associated serine/threonine phosphatase 2C isoform X2; this translates as MQDAHVILNDITQECNPPSSLITRVSYFAVFDGHGGIRASKFAAQNLHQNLIRKFPKGDVISVEKTVKRCLLDTFKHTDEEFLKQASSQKPAWKDGSTATCVLAVDNILYIANLGDSRAILCRYNEESQKHAALSLSKEHNPTQYEERMRIQKAGGNVRDGRVLGVLEVSRSIGDGQYKRCGVTSVPDIRRCQLTPNDRFILLACDGLFKVFTPEEAVNFILSCLEDEKIQTREGKPAVDARYEAACNRLANKAVQRGSADNVTVMVVRIGH